TGTACTTTAGAACTAAAACAGCTAGTGTAGCGTGTAATGGCTATCCTTAAgtcttaatatattttatgtaaATTCTTACTGCCTTGCAGAGACCCTAAACGATAAGTACCGATTTGCGATGGAGAATGTAAGGGAGCTGAGAGCATTGGGTTGCCGTGTGGGGCATGGGATTGATGTGAAAACTATGACCAGCAACGTCTTATTGTGCCTGTGTTATCTAAAGTTCGACAGGATTGTATTCAACTTTCCTCATGCAGGCTTTGAGTACCCTGAAGAAGACGTCAGGCAGATCAAGTGAGTTATGAACGCTTCATAGTGTGCTCTGTTTACTCTTGGGGCTTTAAGTATGTCACCTTCATAAATTATGATGTACGTCCTCGTAGTTTTCTAGTTTAAACAATGAGGTAGCCGCTCTTATAAAAATACAAGACTCACCCAAGTTGTCTCAACAAGGTTTCAGCTTACATGTGGaaatatgttttcatgagaatgggcatttattttcatttttcacatgaCACAGTCGATATTGTCAAGACTTGGAGAAAAAGTAATTCTCATGAATCTTTCtgtttaaatttttgaaactaaatttttaTGAGAAATCCTTAACTGTGCACTGATCCTCAGCATAACTTCAAGTAAAGCAGACCTAGGATTTGGTGGCCGATCTGTTAAGGCTTGAAATGGGGTACATGAAAGTCATTTGACAAACTCTGTATGAAATGAAGGAAATGACACCAACCACGGTCCTCAAGAGCATATACAGATGAGAAAAAGCtaaatcaaagatcaaccatTCGCTGAATTTATGTTTAAACTTGGCCTTTAACTTTGGTATGACTTAGTTAACGGCAGTAGGGGAGCTACATggtggctagtgtgggcagttgcccacatcagCCTCACAAACTTTGCTtgtttttatgttaataatttcatatatttggttGTTTACATTAGAGGTGCCCCTTAACATTAAGGTTATTGAACTAGTGCCCCATCAGCCAAAATTTTGTCTCCACTAATGGTTAACCGGTGAAATGTGTCTATTGGTCATTGTAGGATGCACAGGAGATTGTTGAAGGGTTTCTTTCTGAATGCAAAGGAGATGCTGCTCGAAGATGGTGAAATTCATGTGACCCACAAGACCTCGTCTCCTTTTAAGGAGTGGAATCTGCAGCAGAAAGCAGAAAGAAGGGGACTGGTTTTAGTAGAACGTGCTCCCTTTAATATCTGCGATTATCCTGGCTACTTCAACAAGAGAGGTTACGGTGTGGTTAGTGACACCTCGTTTCCCATAGGACGCT
Above is a window of Nymphaea colorata isolate Beijing-Zhang1983 chromosome 8, ASM883128v2, whole genome shotgun sequence DNA encoding:
- the LOC116258467 gene encoding uncharacterized protein At4g26485-like isoform X1 is translated as MGQKERKRKAAFPHAAVVGFPSQNSGPLAAVPPGFLTPGLPSAFSALSLSNLPEIFFPSMTGYPNLGLHTGYTRIGHYSSCHSILLVGEGDFSFSLSLAKAFGHASHMVATSLDTPETLNDKYRFAMENVRELRALGCRVGHGIDVKTMTSNVLLCLCYLKFDRIVFNFPHAGFEYPEEDVRQIKMHRRLLKGFFLNAKEMLLEDGEIHVTHKTSSPFKEWNLQQKAERRGLVLVERAPFNICDYPGYFNKRGYGVVSDTSFPIGRCCTFKFKLKK
- the LOC116258467 gene encoding uncharacterized protein At4g26485-like isoform X2, translating into MGQKERKRKAAFPHAAVVGFPSQNSGPLAAVPPGFLTPGLPSAFSALSLSNLPEICYPNLGLHTGYTRIGHYSSCHSILLVGEGDFSFSLSLAKAFGHASHMVATSLDTPETLNDKYRFAMENVRELRALGCRVGHGIDVKTMTSNVLLCLCYLKFDRIVFNFPHAGFEYPEEDVRQIKMHRRLLKGFFLNAKEMLLEDGEIHVTHKTSSPFKEWNLQQKAERRGLVLVERAPFNICDYPGYFNKRGYGVVSDTSFPIGRCCTFKFKLKK